A region from the Mycobacterium heidelbergense genome encodes:
- a CDS encoding thiolase family protein, whose protein sequence is MAEAVIVEAVRSPIGKRNGGLSGVHPADLAAQVLNGLVDKAGIDPGIVDDVIWGCVMQAGEQALDIGRTALLTAGWPESVPGVTVDRQCGSSQQSIHFAAAGVVAGHYDVVVAGGVESMSRTPMGSSLANGGRPYPQAFLDRYDGRIPNQGLGAETIAEQWGFDRTALDEFSLASHEKAAAAQDSGAFDDQIVGIKDQDGNVVLKDEGIRRGTPMEKMASLKPAFKEDGVIHAGNSSQISDGSAALLFMSAERAKSLGIKPIARVHTATLAGADPVIMLTAPIPATQKALKKSGLSIDDIGAYEVNEAFAPVPLAWLKDIGADEKKLNPNGGAIALGHPLGGSGARLMTTLLYHMRDKGIRYGLQTMCEGGGQANATIVELL, encoded by the coding sequence ATGGCTGAAGCCGTCATCGTCGAGGCAGTCCGCTCACCGATCGGGAAGCGCAACGGCGGGCTGTCCGGGGTGCACCCGGCCGACCTGGCCGCGCAGGTCCTCAACGGGCTGGTCGACAAGGCCGGCATCGATCCCGGGATCGTCGACGACGTCATCTGGGGCTGCGTCATGCAGGCGGGCGAGCAGGCCCTCGACATCGGCCGGACCGCGCTGCTGACCGCGGGCTGGCCGGAGAGCGTCCCCGGCGTGACCGTCGACCGCCAGTGCGGGTCGAGCCAGCAGTCCATCCACTTCGCCGCGGCCGGCGTGGTGGCCGGGCATTACGACGTCGTCGTCGCCGGCGGTGTGGAGTCAATGTCGCGGACCCCCATGGGCTCGTCGCTGGCCAACGGCGGGCGGCCGTATCCCCAAGCCTTCCTGGACCGCTACGACGGCCGGATCCCCAACCAGGGCCTCGGGGCGGAGACGATCGCCGAGCAGTGGGGATTCGACCGCACCGCGCTCGACGAGTTCTCCCTGGCGTCGCACGAAAAGGCCGCGGCAGCACAGGATTCCGGCGCGTTCGACGACCAGATCGTCGGCATCAAGGATCAGGACGGCAATGTCGTGCTCAAGGACGAAGGCATCCGCCGCGGCACGCCGATGGAAAAGATGGCGTCGCTGAAGCCGGCGTTCAAGGAGGACGGCGTCATCCACGCGGGCAACTCCTCGCAGATCTCCGACGGTTCGGCCGCCCTGCTGTTCATGTCCGCCGAGAGGGCAAAGTCGCTGGGGATCAAGCCGATCGCCAGAGTGCACACCGCGACACTGGCCGGAGCCGACCCGGTGATCATGCTCACCGCGCCCATCCCGGCGACCCAGAAGGCGCTGAAGAAATCCGGGCTGAGCATCGACGACATCGGGGCGTACGAGGTCAACGAGGCGTTCGCGCCGGTCCCGCTGGCGTGGCTCAAAGACATTGGGGCCGACGAGAAGAAGCTCAACCCCAACGGCGGGGCTATCGCGCTCGGCCACCCGCTCGGCGGCTCGGGCGCGCGGTTGATGACCACGCTGCTCTACCACATGCGGGACAAGGGAATTCGCTACGGCCTGCAGACCATGTGCGAGGGCGGCGGCCAGGCCAACGCCACCATCGTGGAGCTGCTGTGA
- a CDS encoding aldehyde dehydrogenase family protein: MADTVKVQFEPKMMIDGKLVDGQAGTFTNINPATEEPLGEVADASKEDMRRAIDAARRAFDETDWSTDRELRKRCLLQLHDAIEAEKEELREELILEVGSPRAITFGPQLDAPLQDGLKYPARLIDEYAWETDLGDQVISLTGTLTTRKVWREPVGVVGAIVPWNFPFEVTVNKLGQALATGNSVVLKPAPNTPFNATRLGRLIAEQTDIPAGVVNVVTASDHFVGEELTLSPKVDLISFTGSTVVGKRIMEKGAATMKRLFLELGGKSATIVLEDADFGMACAIGIAPCMHAGQGCANPTRMLLPRSRYDEGVEILKSIYENVTCGDPQDPGTLCGPVISEKQRERVMGYIRKGVDEGATALVGGPDAPTSFDKGFFVRPTLFTDVDNSMTIAQEEIFGPVLAVIPFDDEEDAIRIANDSVYGLAGNVMSGSLEHSLAVARRIRAGFMGVNGGAPYGADTPFGGYKYSGVGRQNGVAGFDQYTEIKSVGYPAG, encoded by the coding sequence ATGGCTGACACTGTAAAGGTCCAGTTCGAGCCCAAGATGATGATCGACGGCAAGCTCGTCGATGGGCAGGCCGGCACCTTCACCAACATCAACCCGGCGACCGAGGAGCCGCTGGGAGAGGTCGCCGACGCGTCGAAGGAAGACATGCGGCGGGCCATCGACGCCGCCCGGCGGGCCTTCGACGAGACCGACTGGTCGACCGACCGCGAGCTGCGCAAGCGCTGCCTGTTGCAGCTCCACGACGCGATCGAAGCCGAGAAGGAGGAGCTGCGCGAGGAGCTCATCCTCGAGGTCGGCTCGCCGCGTGCCATCACGTTCGGACCCCAGCTGGATGCGCCCCTGCAAGACGGGTTGAAGTATCCCGCCAGGTTGATCGACGAATACGCCTGGGAGACCGACCTGGGCGACCAGGTGATCAGCCTCACCGGCACGCTGACCACCCGCAAGGTCTGGCGGGAACCGGTGGGCGTGGTCGGCGCGATCGTGCCCTGGAACTTCCCGTTCGAGGTCACCGTCAACAAGCTCGGCCAGGCGCTGGCGACCGGCAACTCCGTCGTGCTCAAGCCAGCGCCCAACACACCGTTCAACGCGACCCGCCTCGGCCGGCTGATCGCCGAACAGACCGATATTCCCGCTGGCGTCGTCAACGTCGTCACCGCCTCCGATCATTTTGTGGGCGAAGAGCTTACGCTGTCGCCGAAGGTCGACCTGATCTCCTTCACCGGCTCGACGGTGGTCGGCAAGCGGATCATGGAGAAGGGCGCCGCGACCATGAAGCGGCTCTTCCTCGAGCTGGGCGGCAAGTCGGCCACCATCGTGCTCGAGGACGCCGATTTCGGGATGGCCTGCGCGATCGGCATCGCGCCGTGCATGCACGCCGGGCAGGGCTGCGCGAATCCCACCCGGATGCTGTTGCCGCGGTCCCGCTACGACGAGGGCGTGGAGATCCTCAAGAGCATCTACGAGAACGTCACGTGCGGCGACCCGCAGGACCCCGGAACCCTGTGCGGCCCGGTGATTTCGGAGAAGCAGCGCGAACGCGTCATGGGCTACATCCGCAAGGGCGTCGACGAGGGCGCCACGGCGCTGGTCGGCGGCCCGGATGCGCCCACCAGCTTTGACAAGGGATTCTTCGTCAGGCCAACGCTTTTCACCGACGTCGACAACTCGATGACGATCGCCCAGGAGGAGATCTTCGGCCCGGTGCTGGCGGTCATCCCGTTCGACGACGAGGAGGACGCGATCCGGATCGCCAACGACAGCGTGTACGGCCTGGCGGGCAACGTGATGTCCGGGTCGCTGGAGCATTCGCTGGCCGTGGCCCGCCGGATCCGGGCCGGCTTCATGGGCGTCAACGGCGGCGCCCCCTATGGCGCCGACACACCGTTCGGCGGATACAAGTACAGCGGGGTGGGACGGCAGAACGGTGTGGCCGGCTTCGACCAGTACACCGAGATCAAATCTGTCGGATACCCCGCCGGCTGA
- a CDS encoding ABC transporter substrate-binding protein: MSYESSAEPIKVGYLMDFTLPPGFPEEMKADFTWCFDLVFGEAVAQGVMDRPVRTIYREVEGLPKGSVKAVIDAFGELVDEGCLVVFGPHITDNCVPTREAIEERFKVPAISVTGTDDWLGEWTFSFPQGSMTDEPIFLADLVAKRGLTEIGVLVEQNLIGESYLKNLRTACRRKGIRIVAEAAIAQTAQDINDAVRTLHEAKAEAIVHLGFGFGIVFINPALQAVDWDPPRFTTTAFQNAWVNPIMWNAFMGWVGVDQYDEKNRLGQDFLDRYAAKYGGRRPEYCVPVVNRDVAATLVRAFTDAHPLSPRGVKEALERVKMMPAAAGAPGTRVSFGKWTRRAWMGAGYLVARTLDADGVNSRLVDRFGEEG; this comes from the coding sequence ATGTCCTACGAAAGCAGCGCTGAGCCAATCAAGGTCGGCTACCTGATGGACTTCACTCTCCCGCCGGGGTTCCCCGAGGAGATGAAGGCGGATTTCACGTGGTGCTTCGACCTCGTCTTCGGGGAGGCCGTCGCCCAAGGGGTGATGGACCGGCCCGTGCGGACGATCTACCGCGAGGTGGAGGGGCTGCCCAAGGGATCGGTCAAGGCCGTGATCGACGCGTTCGGCGAGCTCGTCGACGAGGGCTGTCTGGTGGTGTTCGGGCCGCACATCACCGACAACTGCGTGCCCACCCGCGAAGCGATCGAGGAGCGGTTCAAGGTCCCGGCGATCAGCGTCACCGGCACCGACGACTGGCTGGGCGAATGGACGTTCTCCTTCCCACAGGGATCGATGACCGACGAGCCGATCTTCCTCGCCGACCTGGTGGCCAAACGTGGGCTCACCGAAATCGGCGTCCTCGTCGAGCAGAATCTGATCGGCGAGAGCTACCTAAAGAATCTGCGAACCGCATGCCGCCGCAAGGGGATTCGCATCGTCGCCGAGGCGGCGATCGCCCAGACCGCGCAGGACATCAACGACGCCGTCCGCACGCTGCACGAAGCCAAGGCGGAGGCGATCGTGCATCTGGGCTTCGGTTTCGGGATCGTGTTCATCAACCCTGCGCTGCAGGCCGTCGACTGGGACCCGCCGAGATTCACGACCACGGCCTTCCAGAACGCGTGGGTGAACCCGATCATGTGGAACGCCTTCATGGGTTGGGTCGGGGTCGACCAGTACGACGAAAAGAATCGGCTCGGCCAGGACTTCCTCGACCGCTACGCCGCAAAGTACGGCGGCAGGCGCCCCGAATACTGTGTCCCGGTGGTCAATCGGGACGTCGCCGCCACGCTCGTGCGTGCGTTCACCGACGCGCACCCGCTCAGTCCGCGTGGGGTCAAAGAGGCGTTGGAGCGGGTGAAGATGATGCCCGCCGCCGCGGGCGCGCCCGGCACCCGGGTGTCGTTCGGCAAGTGGACGCGGCGGGCCTGGATGGGGGCCGGCTATCTGGTGGCACGGACCCTCGACGCCGACGGCGTCAACTCGCGTCTGGTCGATCGCTTCGGAGAGGAGGGCTGA
- a CDS encoding cytochrome P450 has protein sequence MEQLFDDLEDFGAFDDAVSGDVRDPYTELARLRREEPIQRLDTSGMPHEESKPVFIVYRHEEAQQMLRDNETFSSAAVIAAFGPVLGERVMLGMDEPVHGRLRSLVSKAFSQKALARWEDQLVGPVGNSLIDRFAAHGKADLVREFTFDYPSQIIAGLLGLPREDYPQFQRWSISLLSWILNPERGLAASAALRDYFAPILQARRAEPRDDLISGLAQAEIDGEKLADEEIYSFLRLLLPAGVETTYRALGSLLFALLSDPAQLDAIRADRSLLPQAIEEGVRWEPPLLTITRVATRDTELGGVPIPAGSTVMPMLGAANRQEDRYPNPDTFDIFRQPRGHLGWGHGVHVCLGMHLARLEMRTAVNLLLDRLSNLRLDPDGDDPHIRGQVFRSPTSLPVLFDAR, from the coding sequence ATGGAACAGCTTTTCGATGACCTGGAAGACTTCGGCGCCTTCGACGACGCGGTCTCCGGCGACGTGCGTGACCCCTACACGGAACTGGCGCGGCTGCGCCGCGAGGAGCCGATCCAGCGCCTGGACACCTCGGGGATGCCCCATGAGGAGTCCAAGCCGGTGTTCATCGTGTACCGCCATGAGGAAGCCCAGCAGATGCTGCGCGACAACGAGACGTTCTCGTCGGCGGCCGTCATCGCGGCGTTCGGCCCGGTGCTGGGGGAACGCGTGATGCTCGGCATGGACGAGCCGGTGCACGGCCGGCTGCGGTCGCTGGTGTCAAAGGCGTTCTCGCAGAAGGCCTTGGCCCGTTGGGAGGACCAGCTGGTCGGGCCGGTGGGCAACAGTCTCATCGACAGGTTCGCGGCACACGGCAAGGCCGACCTGGTCAGGGAGTTCACCTTCGACTACCCGAGCCAGATCATCGCCGGGCTGCTGGGCCTGCCGCGGGAGGACTACCCGCAGTTTCAGCGCTGGTCCATCTCTCTGCTGAGCTGGATCCTAAATCCGGAACGCGGCCTGGCGGCCTCGGCCGCGCTGCGCGACTACTTCGCGCCGATCCTGCAGGCCCGCCGCGCCGAACCGCGGGACGATCTGATCAGCGGGCTGGCCCAGGCCGAAATCGACGGCGAGAAACTCGCGGACGAGGAGATCTACTCGTTTTTGCGCCTGCTGCTGCCCGCCGGGGTGGAGACGACGTACCGGGCGCTGGGCAGCCTGCTCTTCGCGCTGCTGTCGGACCCCGCGCAGTTGGACGCCATCCGTGCGGACCGCTCGCTGCTGCCGCAGGCCATCGAAGAGGGCGTGCGGTGGGAACCGCCCCTGCTGACCATCACCCGGGTCGCCACCCGCGACACCGAACTCGGCGGGGTGCCGATACCGGCCGGCTCGACGGTGATGCCGATGCTGGGAGCCGCCAACCGGCAGGAAGACCGCTACCCCAATCCGGACACGTTCGACATTTTCCGACAGCCGAGGGGACACCTCGGCTGGGGCCACGGCGTGCACGTCTGCCTCGGCATGCACCTGGCGCGGCTCGAGATGCGCACCGCCGTCAACCTCCTGCTCGACCGGCTGTCGAACCTTCGGCTGGACCCCGACGGCGACGACCCGCACATCCGCGGGCAGGTCTTCCGGTCGCCGACCTCGCTACCGGTGCTCTTCGACGCCCGGTGA
- a CDS encoding spirocyclase AveC family protein: MSTEAPLKAEGKPASPRGRGWGGWVAGAALAAFALFFIANCRVALDPRVANPNVQGRPRPVRFLFGLDYIAFLQISTVIMLIVLLVVFIIGWRRNPGSPVMLMFLCTTLIVWQDPIMNWAPFAVYNPDLIHWPESWPLVSLSPTVEPFVVFGYVTFYFGPYFPAVWILRKLQARKGSEAFVSTHPLISLGLLTCVIGFVFDAWLEIQLVHTGMYIYSQVIPWGSVFTGTTFQFPLIWESFSVTFVMVPAAILCYRDDTGKSVAEKLAAKAKIFPSRPVLGTFLVMFAIINVSYFAYGAWFAVIKITHAATSVACPWPYPEAKVYDPQGYYEKAGAQGPYSVGIWSTWMSGQPKGRPDVQPLPPGEGACATPGKHG, translated from the coding sequence GTGTCGACGGAAGCACCCCTGAAGGCGGAAGGGAAGCCCGCTTCGCCGCGCGGGCGCGGCTGGGGCGGATGGGTCGCCGGCGCCGCCCTGGCGGCGTTTGCGCTCTTCTTCATCGCGAATTGCCGTGTCGCCCTGGACCCGCGCGTCGCCAACCCGAACGTGCAGGGGCGGCCCCGCCCCGTCAGGTTCCTCTTCGGGTTGGACTACATCGCGTTCCTGCAGATCTCCACGGTGATCATGCTGATCGTGCTGCTGGTTGTTTTCATTATCGGCTGGCGGCGCAATCCGGGCAGCCCGGTGATGCTGATGTTCCTCTGCACCACCCTGATCGTGTGGCAGGACCCGATCATGAACTGGGCGCCGTTCGCGGTCTACAACCCCGATCTCATCCACTGGCCGGAGTCGTGGCCGCTGGTGTCGTTGTCGCCGACGGTGGAGCCGTTCGTCGTATTCGGTTACGTGACTTTCTATTTCGGCCCGTACTTCCCGGCGGTCTGGATCCTGCGCAAACTGCAGGCGCGCAAGGGGTCCGAGGCTTTCGTGTCGACGCACCCGTTGATCAGCCTGGGCCTGCTGACGTGTGTCATCGGCTTCGTCTTCGACGCGTGGCTGGAGATCCAGCTCGTCCACACCGGCATGTACATCTACTCGCAGGTGATTCCCTGGGGCTCCGTATTCACCGGCACGACATTCCAATTCCCGCTGATCTGGGAGTCGTTCTCGGTGACTTTCGTGATGGTCCCGGCCGCGATCCTGTGCTACCGCGACGACACCGGCAAATCGGTGGCCGAGAAGCTGGCCGCGAAGGCCAAGATCTTCCCGAGTCGGCCGGTGCTCGGCACGTTCCTGGTGATGTTCGCCATCATCAACGTGTCCTACTTCGCCTACGGGGCGTGGTTCGCCGTCATCAAAATCACCCACGCGGCCACCTCGGTCGCCTGCCCGTGGCCCTATCCGGAAGCGAAAGTCTATGACCCGCAAGGCTATTACGAGAAGGCCGGCGCCCAGGGCCCGTACTCGGTCGGCATCTGGTCGACCTGGATGAGCGGGCAGCCGAAGGGGCGGCCGGACGTGCAGCCGCTACCGCCCGGTGAAGGCGCCTGCGCGACCCCGGGCAAGCATGGTTGA